The region GGAACGCAGCCCAATCGTAGAGAATGGGAAAAAAGGCACGATTTATTGGGCAATAAAAGCTTGTAGTGCAGATAAAGAATATCCGGAATCGGAAAAACAAGCCATTCGGAAAATGGCAGGGTTGATGGGTGTTTCGGAGGAGGTTGTAAAGGAAATTGAGGCAGTAGTAATTGAAGATCATAATCTGAGGGATAAACGAAACTCTCTGGTGTATGGGAACAAGATATTTTGGGAGGATAACTAATACTTACTACATTGGGTGAATCTCAAGAAAGTAGCGGGTAAGGTGGGCAGGTAAAGAGCGATTATTTTGAAGAAAATCACTCTCTCCTCCTGCCCACCCTAATATGCCTAGACCAGCACTAACTGCTATATAGCCAGAAAAATCCCAGAGAACGGGCCGACACCTGCCAGATTGTGTCAAAATAGTCAAGTAGAATGAATGACCCCGCAGGAGTTGAACTCGTGGAATCTCGCTATAATCCAGTCAAAATTGAGGAAAAATGGCAACAAACTTGGGCGGAACAAGGAGTAGACACTACACTAACCGACCCAGAGAAACCCAAGTTCTACGCCCTTTCCATGTTTCCCTACCCTTCAGGAAACCTGCACATGGGTCACGTCAGAAATTACACGATAACGGATGTCATTGCCAGGGTCTATCGGATGCGCGGCTATCGGGTGCTGCACCCCATGGGATGGGATGCGTTTGGTTTGCCCGCAGAAAATGCGGCGATCGCCAGGGGCATTCATCCGGCAAAATGGACGTATGAGAACATTGGCCAGATGAAGGCCGAACTCCGGCGCTTAGGACTCTCCTACGACTGGAGTCGGGAAGTCGCCACCTGTTCCCCCGACTATTATCGGTGGACGCAATGGATTTTCTTGCAATTCTTACAAGCCGGTTTAGCCTACCAGAAAGAAGCCGCCGTGAATTGGGACCCGGTAGATCAAACCGTACTCGCTAACGAACAGGTAGACAGTGAGGGCTATTCCTGGCGCTCTGGAGCCAAAGTGGAGCGCAAACTGTTAAAACAATGGTTCTTGAAAATTACCGACTACGCTGAAGAACTCTTGCAAGACTTGGATAAGCTCACCGGATGGCCGGAGCGCGTGAAACTCATGCAAGCCAACTGGATTGGGAAATCCGTGGGCGCGTATCTCGAATTTCCCATTGTCGGACTCGATGAGAAAATGGCCGTCTTTACCACCCGTCCCGATACGGTGTATGGAGTCACCTATGTGGTGTTAGCTCCGGAACATCCCTTAACCCCGAAAGTGACAACCCCAGACCGACAGCAAGCCGTGACTGAGTTTATCCAATCCCTTGAGGGAGAAAGCGACATTGACCGCACGGCCGAAGATAAGCCGAAACGGGGTATTCCCACCGGAGGACAGGCGATTAATCCGTTTACAGGCGAAGAGATTCCCATTTGGATTGCCGATTATGTGTTGTACGAGTATGGAACGGGCGCAGTGATGGGAGTTCCCGCCCATGATGTGCGCGATTTCCAGTTTGCCACGCAGCAGCAGTTACCGATTAAGGTGGTGATTTCCCCGACTCAAGGGGAAGCACCGGAGCGCTTGAGCGAAGCCTATACCGAACCCGGCTATATGGTCAATTCGGGTATGTTTAACGGCGCTCCTTCAACCCAAGGGAAGCAGGCAGTGATTGATTATGCCCAAAGTCAAAGATACGGAAAAGCACGGGTGCAGTATCGGTTGCGGGATTGGTTGATTTCTCGGCAACGGTATTGGGGCGTTCCCATTCCCGTTGTTCATTGTCCCAATTGTGGGACGGTTCCGGTTCCCGACGAGCAACTCCCAGTACGGTTGCCGGAGGATGTGGAGTTTACGGGGAAAGGGAAGTCCCCATTAGCACAGTTAGAAGATTGGGTGAATGTCGATTGTCCCACTTGCGGCACTCCGGCGAAACGGGAAACGGATACGATGGATACGTTTATTGATTCGTCGTGGTATTTCTTGCGCTATCCCGATGCTAAGAATGATAAGGCGGTATTTGATTCGGCGAAAACCAATGATTGGATGCCGGTGGATCAGTATGTGGGCGGGATTGAACATGCGATTCTACACTTATTGTATTCTCGATTTGTGACGAAGGTTTTGCGCGATCGCGGTTTAATCAATTTTGACGAACCCTTCCAACGGTTGCTCACTCAAGGTATGGTACAAGCTCTAACCTACAAGAATCCGAATACCGGTAAGTATGTTCGAGTCGAGCAAATTGAGGATATCAATCAACCAACCGATCCGAATACCGGTGATTCTCTAGTCACTTCCTATGAGAAAATGTCCAAATCCAAATATAACGGTATTGCTCCCTTAACCGTCTTGGGCAAATACGGCGCAGATACCGCACGGATGTTTATCCTCTTCAAAGCGCCCCCAGAAAAAGACCTCGAATGGGATGATGCCGATGTTGAAGGACAATTTCGCTTTCTCAATCGGGTTTGGCGGTTAGTCATGGAGTTTGCAGAATCTGCTTCTGAAGCAGAAGCTGCTAACACAAAAGACGAAAAAGATCTCCGTCGCGCCATTCATACCGCGATTAAAGAAATCACCGACGATTTAGAAGGGGATTAT is a window of Roseofilum reptotaenium CS-1145 DNA encoding:
- the leuS gene encoding leucine--tRNA ligase, whose amino-acid sequence is MESRYNPVKIEEKWQQTWAEQGVDTTLTDPEKPKFYALSMFPYPSGNLHMGHVRNYTITDVIARVYRMRGYRVLHPMGWDAFGLPAENAAIARGIHPAKWTYENIGQMKAELRRLGLSYDWSREVATCSPDYYRWTQWIFLQFLQAGLAYQKEAAVNWDPVDQTVLANEQVDSEGYSWRSGAKVERKLLKQWFLKITDYAEELLQDLDKLTGWPERVKLMQANWIGKSVGAYLEFPIVGLDEKMAVFTTRPDTVYGVTYVVLAPEHPLTPKVTTPDRQQAVTEFIQSLEGESDIDRTAEDKPKRGIPTGGQAINPFTGEEIPIWIADYVLYEYGTGAVMGVPAHDVRDFQFATQQQLPIKVVISPTQGEAPERLSEAYTEPGYMVNSGMFNGAPSTQGKQAVIDYAQSQRYGKARVQYRLRDWLISRQRYWGVPIPVVHCPNCGTVPVPDEQLPVRLPEDVEFTGKGKSPLAQLEDWVNVDCPTCGTPAKRETDTMDTFIDSSWYFLRYPDAKNDKAVFDSAKTNDWMPVDQYVGGIEHAILHLLYSRFVTKVLRDRGLINFDEPFQRLLTQGMVQALTYKNPNTGKYVRVEQIEDINQPTDPNTGDSLVTSYEKMSKSKYNGIAPLTVLGKYGADTARMFILFKAPPEKDLEWDDADVEGQFRFLNRVWRLVMEFAESASEAEAANTKDEKDLRRAIHTAIKEITDDLEGDYQFNTAVSEMMKLSNALNDASCKSSPVYAEGIKTLLLLLAPFAPHLAEELWQALGYQESIHRQSWPLVDESALVVDEITLVIQIMGKTRGTIEVSATEDRALLEQYARDSEVAQRYIEGKEVKKVIVVPKRNLVNFVVSG